The Paenibacillus sp. 481 DNA window ACCGTCATTCACTTCATAAGCGGCATCGAACGCCGGAGCGGCTTCATACGAAATGTAGCCAGCCGCATAGTAACCCTCATTTACCGCAGCTTGGATGTTCCTTAATGCTGGGCGGACTTCGGAAAGTTGATGGGCAACGATAACTTCGAGCGGATCGCTAAACACATTTCGCTGTGGCTCGCCTTGCTCATTATGAAAATCGAACAACAAAAAAGGTCGAGTGCTTTGATGTTGGTTCACTTGGAAATCACCTACTTTAGGAATCATTTGTTATATTTAATGGTGTGACATTATGAGGGTAGATGCAATAAAAAAGGAAGGACTCCTCAATTGATAGCCCATCCTCGTCTATGTTTAATATATCTCTTTTTTCGAGCAATAGTAAATGTTATTTTGTTTCTCATTCAACATGTGTTCAGCGATTGTTCGACCCTTGTTCGGCCGTTGTTCGACGTTTATTCGGCGTTGGCCATCTCTCTGTTCAAATCACGAATAAGCGGCGTCAACCATTGATCTAAAGGCTTGAACGCATAGCCCGCTTGCTCCGCTTTCGCCGTATTCATGTACCAAGAGTGCGCGATGCCAAAGGGTGACATGTGCTCCTGATCTGTACTTGAGCGCGTGATTGCGGCACGGCCAACTTCTTGCTCTATGCGTGCGAACAAATCACGCAGCTTGATGTGCCCCGCAGAGCAGGCGTTGATCGGCCCCGCTAATGACGGGCTGGATTGCTCACCGAGCCAAGCCAAGAAAGCGGCTGCTTCGTCTGAATCGATGAAGCTAATGTTCGCTTCGGGATTCGGCAAGCCAATCGGCGTACCATTGCGAATATGTTCAATATGAAAATGAAGACGCTTCGTATAGTCGTCAAGGCCGAGAATAATCGGCAAACGAACCGCGCTGACCGGAAAGCTCGCTTGTTGGAACAAGACCGCTTCCGCGTAGCGTTTTCCTGCTTGGTACGTTAATTCGCTTCTCGTATACACCTCTTCGGGAATCGACAGCTCGTACGGGTTAAAATCAGCCTCGGTTACGGCCTCTTCCTTGAAATCGTAAACCGACAACGTTGAAATGACGATATACTGGTTCACGTTGTTCGCAAACACCTTGCACGCATGACGCGCATCGGAAGGTGTGTAGCACAAGTTGTCGTACACAATGTCCCACTTTTTTGCCCCAACCGTCGTTTGCAACGACTCTAAGCTACCCCGATCTAACTGGACGCGATTGACTTGATCGCCAAAACCGTCGTCTGTTCGACCTCTTGTTCCGATCGTGACGTTATACCCTTGCTGCAATAACAGATTAACCAACTTTTTGCCTACAAACCGTGTGCCACCAAGTATGAGTATATCCTTCATCCGAACTGCCCCCTATCATGTGTTGTATCAGAACCATAGACGATGTACGTCCCTTTTTTTAAATTACCATCCTCTACCTATGAAAAGCAACCATTTGTCGTTCTATTTAATACCCTTATCAGCGACAACCCTAACCCATCTAATCTACTCTTTCTTTCCAAATTATACAATTGTATAATTGTGTACGCTATCCTACTTTATACTAAAATGAATGAATAGATTCATAGATAATCATAAGGGGAAACTGAGATGAATTATAAAGTACTCGTAGCCGACGATGAACAAGTCATTGTCCAAGCGATTTCATATGCGCTCAAACGTGAAGGTTTTACGGTCGAAACAGCTGCCGATGGCGAGGAAGCTTTGCGAAAAGCGGTAACTTTTCAGCCCCACGCACTCGTCCTTGATGTGATGATGCCGAAATTGACCGGCTTTGGCGTATGCCGCAAGCTCCAAGATCAGAAGGTCGGCATTTTGTTGCTGACCGTTAAAGACGACATCGTAGACAAGCTATTAGGGCTGGAGTTAGGTGCCGATGATTATATGACCAAGCCCTTTGATTTGCGCGAAGTCGTTGCACGTGTCAAAGCACTGTGCAGACGCTTAGAAAAAACCGACGCGCGTGATGACAAGGTTCAAATCTGCCTAGGCGATCTAACGCTCCATTTAGAGCAGCGTACTGTGCGGCAAGGAGAAGAAGAGTTGACTTTGACACCAAAAGAATTTGATTTACTCGCTCTTTTGCTCACTCATCTAAAAAGGGTGTTTACACGTGAGGAGTTACTCCATCAAGTATGGTCTATTGATTACGTCGGCGGAACCCGCACGGTAGACATTCATATTCAACGACTGCGCGCCAAGCTGGGCGATCATGATCAGCAA harbors:
- a CDS encoding response regulator transcription factor — encoded protein: MNYKVLVADDEQVIVQAISYALKREGFTVETAADGEEALRKAVTFQPHALVLDVMMPKLTGFGVCRKLQDQKVGILLLTVKDDIVDKLLGLELGADDYMTKPFDLREVVARVKALCRRLEKTDARDDKVQICLGDLTLHLEQRTVRQGEEELTLTPKEFDLLALLLTHLKRVFTREELLHQVWSIDYVGGTRTVDIHIQRLRAKLGDHDQQLLQTVYGVGYKAVGEHK
- a CDS encoding NAD-dependent epimerase/dehydratase family protein — translated: MKDILILGGTRFVGKKLVNLLLQQGYNVTIGTRGRTDDGFGDQVNRVQLDRGSLESLQTTVGAKKWDIVYDNLCYTPSDARHACKVFANNVNQYIVISTLSVYDFKEEAVTEADFNPYELSIPEEVYTRSELTYQAGKRYAEAVLFQQASFPVSAVRLPIILGLDDYTKRLHFHIEHIRNGTPIGLPNPEANISFIDSDEAAAFLAWLGEQSSPSLAGPINACSAGHIKLRDLFARIEQEVGRAAITRSSTDQEHMSPFGIAHSWYMNTAKAEQAGYAFKPLDQWLTPLIRDLNREMANAE